The following are encoded together in the Perca flavescens isolate YP-PL-M2 chromosome 22, PFLA_1.0, whole genome shotgun sequence genome:
- the zdhhc20b gene encoding palmitoyltransferase ZDHHC20-B — protein MAPTHVLRCCQRGLAWIPVIFIALVVCWSYYAYVVELCIFTIPSIGEQIVYLIFFHLFFIMFVWSYWKTIFSQPANPSKEFCLPKAEKERYEKEERPESQQEILWRAATSLPLYTRTGAGAIRYCDRCQVIKPDRCHHCSACDMCVLKMDHHCPWVNNCVGFSNYKFFILFLAYSLVYCLFIAATVLQYFIKFWTNELPDTHAKFHVLFLFFVAAMFCISILSLFSYHLWLVGKNRSTIEAFRAPVFRTGSDKNGFSLGFRKNIAQVFGDQKKYWLLPVFTSQGDGLTFPTRLVNADVEQAAVTLQPELNKRAAEVPVSPVSPVRESQNRLLSNDQHANNIGDHQADSTLKSADSETITISIESES, from the exons ATGGCGCCCACACACGTACTGAGATGCTGTCAACGGGGTTTAGCATGGATACCTGTGATTTTTATCGCCCTGGTCGTCTGCTGGTCGTATTATGCTTATGTGGTGGAGCTTTGTATAT TCACCATCCCCAGTATAGGAGAGCAAA TTGTCTACCTGATCTTCTTCCACCTCTTTTTCATCATGTTTGTATGGTCTTACTGGAAGACCATCTTCTCTCAGCCTGCCAACCCTTCCAAAGAG TTCTGCCTGCCCAAGGCTGAGAAGGAGCGTTATGAGAAGGAAGAGAGGCCAGAGTCCCAGCAAGAGATTCTATGGAGAGCCGCCACCAGTCTGCCTCTGTACACCCGCACAGGAGCCGGAG CGATCCGTTACTGTGACCGCTGTCAAGTTATCAAGCCAGACCGGTGTCATCATTGCTCCGCGTGTGACAT GTGTGTGCTGAAGATGGACCACCATTGTCCCTG GGTGAACAACTGTGTCGGATTCTCCAACTACAAGTTTTTCATCCTCTTCCTGGCTTACTCGCTGGTGTACTGTTTGTTCATTGCAGCCACCGTACTGCAATATTTCATAAAGTTCTGGACA AATGAGTTGCCAGACACTCACGCCAAATTCCATgtcttgtttctgttttttgtggCGGCCATGTTCTGCATCAGTATTCTGTCCCTCTTCAGCTACCACCTGTGGCTTGTAGGGAAGAACAGGTCCACTATAG AGGCGTTCAGAGCACCGGTCTTTAGGACAGGCTCTGATAAGAACGGCTTCTCTCTGGGTTTCCGGAAGAATATCGCTCAGGTTTTTGGAGACCAGAAGAAGTACTGGCTGCTGCCCGTCTTCACCAG TCAGGGAGATGGTCTGACGTTCCCTACGCGGCTCGTCAACGCTGATGTAGAGCAGGCCGCGGTGACCCTGCAGCCGGAGCTCAATAAAAG AGCTGCTGAAGTCCCTGTGAGCCCTGTGAGCCCCGTCAGAGAGTCACAGAACCGCCTCCTGAGCAACGACCAGCATGCCAACAACATTGGAGACCATCAGGCTGATAGCACCCTCAAATCAG CTGATAGTGAAACCATTACAATCTCCATTGAGAGCGAGTCCTAA
- the LOC114549127 gene encoding arylamine N-acetyltransferase, pineal gland isozyme NAT-10-like: MTSVEMLAERYLSRIGFSGPAEPSLEVLRSVHTCHLLSVPFENLTVHSGGRVHLDLPLLYDKIVNQRRGGFCFENNGLFSWLLSMLGFRVTLLSGQVKNMITGCYGPPFDHLVLMVSLDGQRWLCDVGFGAPCFSAPLSLETSDPQEQGHRVYRITKHMGMHFLEWQREENRGADGDWTELYKFTLEPRCREDFAEMCRYHQSSPSSIFFCKSLCTVLKNGGRLTYMGRRLTSTTFPTKGTGEALRTTTRELKDEEIPGILVEEFGIVLNSPLIPKDETITPPPVMY; the protein is encoded by the coding sequence ATGACTTCCGTTGAGATGCTAGCGGAGCGATACTTGTCGCGCATAGGGTTTTCTGGCCCGGCTGAGCCGAGCCTGGAGGTGCTGCGGTCGGTTCACACCTGTCACCTGCTCTCGGTGCCGTTTGAAAACCTGACGGTGCACAGCGGCGGGCGAGTTCACCTCGACCTTCCTCTTCTGTACGACAAGATAGTGAACCAGCGCCGAGGCGGCTTCTGCTTTGAGAACAACGGCCTTTTCTCCTGGCTGCTGTCAATGCTGGGCTTTCGGGTGACTCTGCTTTCTGGTCAGGTGAAGAATATGATCACGGGCTGCTACGGGCCACCCTTCGACCATTTGGTCCTCATGGTGAGCCTTGATGGGCAGCGCTGGCTATGCGACGTCGGGTTCGGAGCCCCATGCTTCAGTGCCCCTCTTTCACTTGAGACCAGCGACCCCCAGGAGCAGGGCCACCGAGTGTACCGCATCACAAAGCACATGGGGATGCATTTTCTGGAGTGGCAGCGGGAGGAGAACAGAGGGGCAGATGGAGACTGGACAGAACTCTACAAGTTCACCCTTGAACCCCGGTGTCGGGAGGACTTTGCTGAAATGTGCCGGTACCACCAGAGCTCCCCCAGCTCCATCTTCTTCTGCAAGTCCCTCTGCACGGTTTTAAAAAATGGTGGAAGGCTCACCTACATGGGCCGCAGACTGACCAGCACCACATTTCCAACAAAGGGAACAGGGGAAGCGTTGCGAACCACAACCAGGGAACTTAAAGATGAGGAGATACCTGGTATTCTAGTAGAGGAATTTGGAATTGTACTAAATTCTCCACTTATACCAAAGGATGAGACAATCACACCACCGCCAGTCATGTACTGA